The Polypterus senegalus isolate Bchr_013 chromosome 1, ASM1683550v1, whole genome shotgun sequence genomic sequence TCAAGCGTACTCACTCAGAACTTGTACTCGAGTTCCTTCTCCCCATGCTTGGTTTCCATCAGTATAGTAAATGAAGCAGTAGTATTTGGAGTCATCATTTGCCTCGACATTATTAATTGTGAGAAGATAATAACTCCTGACTGTATCTCTCGATGGTACAAATCGATCTGATATCGCAGGAGCTCTGTAGATTTTGTTGTCAGCCATGTACCGTAGGACACCTTCGGGTGCTTTTCCAGGTGACTGGCGAATCCAGTTCATAGACACCCtcgaaacattttcatttttcacagcACATTCCAGGGtgacagactgtccaggagtcaCAGGAATAACTGATGGAGACTGAGAGAAAATTGTAGGATCAGCATTTACTGAAATTCCTaagagaaagaatgaaagaatatATTACTTTATGAGCTTTAAAACATATATTTGCACTTGTAGTTTTACATcactaaacattttaatttagtgtACAATTAACTTAATTTCTAATGGAACTActgcataatatatataaaattgtttatacCAATACTTGCTTTTCAAAATGCTCTGTTTAGCAATATCTTAATTTACTTTTCATGATCTTTCActcacccagtaataaaatagtGCACAGGATCTGTAAAAGATTCATGTTGAGAAGGAGATGCTGTGATCCAAATTTTTCTAAATCAATCTGTAAAATGACCGACTGGCCTTCGGCTTTAAATAATGCAGTTTTGTTACGATGCATAAATTAACtttgttaaaaatgaatttcattggTCACTGCATAGTTTGTTTTATCTAATGTGCCAATCCGCATTCAGTAAAGATTGTTTACCAATCACTTAGCAGTTCTCTTTCAAAACAGCACCACACCTGCAGCCAACAGTCGACGTGTCACATATTTTTGTACATCAAActctaatttaaaaaagaaaaaaaaaactttagaaaagACTCTATGCTGTTTAATAACTGATGTCAATTACATATAAAGTAGAACAGAGTAATGTTCTTAATCTTATCCTTAAAGTCCATACACTGTATAAGCATTACGGCAGCTTccattagtttcattttttaaagaagagaacgttttttgtttttagtgCTGCACAGAATTGTTAATCACATTAATTTGATCCAGTGAGAGTGAAATTTAGAATCCATACTTTATGTAATGATGTCATTTTTAGCATTATAGATTCTtgactattttatatttattaatgcgAGTGACGTTATTGATAACTACAGTGATATTATTTCTACCAAATCTCAGCtgtaaaagtaaacattaaaataataggAGGAAATCATTATTTTCTTCCTGTTGAACTAAGACTAAAGCTACTGAGACAATTtcagtattgtttttattatggtttTATTTAAATGCTATCAAGATTATGTCATATATGACATTCATATAAATCAGATGTAAA encodes the following:
- the LOC120517733 gene encoding immunoglobulin lambda-1 light chain-like translates to MNLLQILCTILLLGISVNADPTIFSQSPSVIPVTPGQSVTLECAVKNENVSRVSMNWIRQSPGKAPEGVLRYMADNKIYRAPAISDRFVPSRDTVRSYYLLTINNVEANDDSKYYCFIYYTDGNQAWGEGTRVQVLRSDLPRPSVQVLPPPQEQLSGSGQVTLSCLVSGFFPGYIDIQWSVDGQRVTDNIQSSPVSLDSSGNSYLAISYLKLPAADWKSHARYSCVATHESSKVPVIGSVAPQDCKPL